A genomic region of Stegostoma tigrinum isolate sSteTig4 chromosome 13, sSteTig4.hap1, whole genome shotgun sequence contains the following coding sequences:
- the LOC125458473 gene encoding gastrotropin-like → MAFSGKYEVASQENYEEFMNVLKYSADVIEKGRNAKVITEVTQNGNNFTWSQIYPGGKTMKNAFVIDQESEMETMDGKKFKATVKMEGNKIVCDFPNYHHTSEIEGGNLVETSTCGGVTYKRISKKIA, encoded by the exons ATGGCTTTCAGTGGCAAGTATGAAGTTGCAAGTCAGGAAAATTATGAAGAGTTTATGAATGTCCTGA AGTATTCTGCTGATGTCATTGAAAAGGGAAGAAATGCCAAGGTTATTACAGAAGTGACtcaaaatggaaataattttacCTGGTCCCAAATTTATCCCGGAGGTAAAACCATGAAGAACGCATTTGTGATAGACCAGGAATCAGAAATGGAAACTATGGATGGCAAGAAGTTCAAG GCTACAGTCAAAATGGAAGGGAATAAGATAGTTTGTGACTTTCCAAACTATCACCATACTTCAGAGATTGAAGGAGGAAATCTTGTTGAG ACCTCTACATGTGGTGGTGTCACTTATAAGAGAATTAGCAAGAAGATTGCTTAA